Proteins encoded together in one Micromonospora kangleipakensis window:
- a CDS encoding GNAT family N-acetyltransferase has product MGDAAVRISTAHADTADLTPASGDWAVVSGVPCQHIALPYPWATTGRVLALPGPPTADQVTQVAAWLRARSPRWTLMVRAEDEHQVAGFQRWDLIPVLALQGPPRSRPRSVADIGPARDRDEFLVPYGAALAPLVTDAHLASERMHHLVARVGGKPVGCARVRLMADTAYLGAITVLPAWQRKGLGTALTIAAGELAARYSDLVWLHCTPGSRALYERLGYRHVDDHALLVPVPGAKG; this is encoded by the coding sequence ATGGGTGACGCTGCTGTGCGGATCTCGACCGCCCACGCGGACACCGCCGATCTCACCCCGGCCAGCGGCGACTGGGCTGTCGTGTCCGGCGTGCCGTGTCAGCACATCGCGTTGCCCTACCCGTGGGCCACCACCGGGCGGGTTCTCGCGTTGCCCGGTCCGCCCACCGCCGACCAGGTGACTCAGGTGGCCGCCTGGCTGCGGGCCAGATCACCGCGATGGACGCTGATGGTTCGGGCCGAGGACGAGCACCAGGTCGCCGGCTTTCAGCGGTGGGATCTGATACCCGTACTAGCCCTGCAAGGTCCGCCTCGATCGCGCCCGCGATCGGTGGCCGACATCGGACCGGCCCGTGACCGCGACGAGTTCCTCGTCCCCTATGGAGCCGCACTGGCGCCCCTGGTCACCGACGCCCACCTTGCCTCCGAACGGATGCATCACCTGGTAGCACGGGTCGGCGGCAAACCAGTCGGCTGCGCGCGGGTGAGGCTCATGGCCGACACCGCGTACCTGGGAGCCATCACCGTGCTTCCCGCCTGGCAGCGCAAGGGACTCGGCACCGCGCTGACCATCGCTGCAGGTGAACTCGCCGCCAGATACTCCGACCTGGTCTGGCTGCACTGCACCCCAGGTTCACGGGCCCTCTACGAACGGCTCGGGTACCGCCACGTCGACGACCATGCCCTACTCGTACCCGTACCAGGGGCCAAGGGATAG
- a CDS encoding esterase-like activity of phytase family protein, which translates to MIKRLSTFAAAALAATVAIPSLGAHADDTGSGQPTLLGRAVLPVETYAPGPPSGTLLPPGTVNGITFPLPSQPVEGFSAIVAGRHPGEYLAMPDNGFGAKANSRDFLIRAYYIRPDFKTAKDGSGEVAVDLNEFIQFRDPDGLIGFTIVNEGTTERSLTGGDIDPESLQRGADGDLWVGDEFGPWVLHFDATGKLLDPPFAAPGGLRSPNNPHLGGAAATQPNSRGFEAMAISPDGQYLYPALEGATTAELGTTRRHVFEFSVRDEAFTGRVWLYQTEQPGYFVSDMAALDRHYLAVIERDGGLGLNALFRKVYVVNLADIDAGGSLVKTEAVDLAAVPDPDLVSLPPIHNGDVGLGNPYRVTCESIEAIHQIDGNQLLLGCDNNFPNTGRNPGRADDSEFIVVKVPGLRRE; encoded by the coding sequence ATGATCAAGCGACTGTCCACGTTCGCCGCTGCCGCGCTCGCGGCGACGGTGGCGATCCCATCCCTCGGCGCACACGCCGATGACACCGGAAGCGGGCAACCGACCCTGCTCGGTCGCGCCGTGCTGCCGGTCGAGACGTACGCCCCCGGCCCGCCCTCCGGGACCCTCTTGCCTCCCGGGACCGTCAACGGGATCACATTCCCGCTGCCTTCGCAGCCGGTCGAGGGGTTCTCGGCGATCGTCGCTGGCCGACACCCAGGGGAATACCTCGCCATGCCAGACAACGGGTTCGGCGCGAAGGCGAACTCGAGGGACTTCCTCATCCGCGCCTACTACATCCGGCCGGACTTCAAGACCGCCAAGGATGGGAGCGGCGAGGTCGCCGTCGATCTGAACGAGTTCATCCAGTTCCGTGACCCCGACGGTCTGATCGGCTTCACGATCGTCAACGAGGGGACGACCGAACGGTCGTTGACCGGCGGCGACATCGATCCTGAGTCCCTGCAGCGTGGCGCTGATGGGGACCTGTGGGTCGGCGACGAGTTCGGCCCGTGGGTCCTGCACTTCGACGCCACCGGCAAACTGCTGGACCCGCCCTTCGCGGCTCCGGGCGGCCTGCGGTCGCCCAACAACCCCCACCTCGGCGGTGCGGCGGCAACCCAGCCCAACAGCCGCGGCTTCGAGGCCATGGCCATCAGCCCGGACGGCCAGTACCTGTACCCGGCGCTCGAGGGGGCCACGACGGCCGAACTCGGCACCACGCGGCGCCACGTCTTCGAGTTCAGCGTCCGCGACGAGGCCTTCACGGGACGGGTCTGGCTGTACCAGACCGAGCAGCCCGGCTACTTCGTGTCAGACATGGCGGCCCTCGACCGGCACTACCTCGCGGTGATCGAGCGCGACGGCGGTCTCGGGCTGAACGCGCTGTTCCGCAAGGTGTACGTCGTGAACCTCGCCGATATCGATGCAGGCGGCTCGCTCGTGAAGACGGAGGCCGTCGACCTAGCGGCCGTGCCCGACCCCGACCTGGTTTCCCTGCCCCCCATCCACAACGGCGACGTCGGACTCGGCAACCCGTACCGCGTAACGTGCGAGTCGATCGAGGCCATCCATCAGATCGACGGCAACCAGTTGCTGCTCGGCTGTGACAACAATTTCCCCAACACAGGCCGCAACCCCGGCCGGGCGGACGACAGCGAGTTCATCGTCGTGAAGGTGCCCGGCCTCCGCCGCGAGTAG
- a CDS encoding GNAT family N-acetyltransferase yields MGHGHELRTERLRLRRWREADRAAFAQMNADPEVMEHFPAPLTRRDSDLLVDRIEAGFEQHGFGLWAIEVVTTGQFVGLTGLSVPGFEAHFIPAVEVGWRLARPAWGQGYATEAARAAIDYGFTRAALPMIVSFTAAINARSRAVMERLGMARDPADDFDHPDLPPGHRLRRHVLYRISPG; encoded by the coding sequence ATGGGTCACGGTCATGAGTTGAGGACGGAGCGGCTGCGGCTGCGGCGTTGGCGGGAGGCCGACCGGGCAGCGTTCGCGCAAATGAACGCCGACCCCGAGGTCATGGAACACTTTCCCGCACCGCTCACCCGCCGCGACAGTGATTTACTGGTCGACCGTATCGAGGCCGGCTTCGAGCAACATGGGTTCGGGCTGTGGGCCATCGAGGTGGTTACGACCGGGCAGTTCGTCGGGTTGACCGGCCTGTCGGTGCCCGGGTTCGAGGCTCACTTCATACCCGCAGTGGAGGTTGGCTGGCGGCTGGCGCGACCGGCCTGGGGCCAGGGGTATGCGACGGAGGCAGCCCGGGCGGCGATCGACTACGGCTTCACCCGCGCGGCGCTTCCGATGATCGTCTCTTTCACGGCCGCTATCAATGCCAGGTCGCGGGCGGTCATGGAGCGGCTCGGCATGGCCCGCGACCCGGCAGACGACTTCGACCACCCCGACTTGCCGCCGGGCCATCGGCTCCGCCGGCACGTCCTGTACCGAATCTCTCCTGGCTAG